One genomic window of Argonema galeatum A003/A1 includes the following:
- a CDS encoding CHAT domain-containing protein: MDENRIQDYLQLINALLTCSSGQENSLLQNNRELLDETLVQIMRLVADQKQQAGQQNTAIFLLDWAEYLEKSFRETYWELVEMLLPYSSINQVQGILDANPNLLSAGLIKTLEQAAEALSDRGERNKANFLIDIASQIAKNLGLPEPSPPSFKVDIFFFYELFSLVAESNADQEIIHRFLKTKLHLLHEVFPSVLEEWASERFLELKRDEAKDVAIDIHKFSLLISRFPLGNRATNLEIAITGYKAVDNVFTIEAYPKSYAINQISLGDVYVARKEGKCLEDLKLAIECFSNALNVFTYEADPKAWASLQYRLGMVYVYPVWGDKQAESLEKAIDYFKAALEVQNCEDTPTDWAETKSMLGLAYADYADYVGQTRSDYLEKAIQCYLDALNVHTQNDYPEDWAWIKKHLGGVYIDRIDGERAENIEAAINCYLDALKVRTKEANPDKWAKTQINLGTAYRDRIRDSRVENLQKSISCFLDALDVYTQENSPEDWSIIQHNLGNTCLAFAQYEPSILEFIVTQEERTKKLEQAIKGFLAASQEYIRLGYYKSQRWAMLQNSLGNAYVYRSKNIENIETNLKDLEAAISYFLDALDVFKTSTFPNNWANIQNSLGGAYAQRSHISQTTKNEDIKAAISHFLNALTIHTRDDFPQYYAETQKNLANVYYGAERYQDAYNAYKEAIDTAESLRTKIISGSQSEEDKKKLAEEWKSAYQSMVATCLKLEHSNQDIKYRNEAIEYVERSKARNITELIHQHSSSIEQLSPISFDRIKALLDEKKSIVEWYFAGGEILVFIITNKCKTPIICKLPFDISLAELTTDWSSVNFFRTIDDKLKWRSDLVSRLQTLAQELHIDEILSQIPPSIDKLILIPNLFLHLFPLHALPISQETWRRFNPETESPEPTNPCLLDCFKQGVSYAPSCQLLQQAKKRERTNFNNFIAIQDPTGDLPYTNIEVEAISHYFTSKNILARQEATKTALYNYQLDTAHCVHFSCHGYFNFWKPLNSAIILADSQISPPIPEEDSSRYLRLSESEILDLRKCLTLDDVSTLDLRECRLVVLSACETAVSDNTSISDEYISLTSGFLVAGSSSVVATLWAVDDISTALLMIKFYQNLQQRLSVGLALNSAQIWLRDVTGDKLKEWTNDLQLDENLNKQIQQRLGWIDPDEKQFQNPVFWAAFCAIGRNIYDF; the protein is encoded by the coding sequence ATGGATGAAAATCGTATCCAAGATTATCTGCAATTGATTAACGCGCTGCTGACTTGCTCTAGCGGTCAGGAAAATAGCTTATTGCAAAATAATCGAGAATTGCTAGACGAGACATTAGTGCAGATCATGAGGTTGGTGGCTGACCAAAAGCAGCAAGCAGGACAACAAAATACTGCAATATTTTTACTAGATTGGGCAGAGTATTTGGAAAAATCATTCAGAGAAACTTATTGGGAGCTAGTTGAAATGCTACTACCCTATTCTAGTATCAATCAAGTGCAGGGTATTTTAGATGCTAACCCTAATTTACTGAGTGCAGGGTTAATAAAAACTCTGGAGCAAGCAGCAGAAGCCTTATCAGATAGAGGTGAGCGAAACAAGGCTAATTTCTTGATTGATATTGCCTCTCAAATAGCCAAAAACCTGGGATTGCCTGAACCTTCTCCACCTTCTTTTAAAGTTGATATTTTCTTTTTTTATGAATTATTTTCATTGGTAGCAGAGAGTAATGCCGACCAGGAAATCATACATAGATTTCTGAAAACTAAATTGCATTTGCTACATGAGGTATTTCCTAGTGTACTAGAAGAATGGGCATCTGAAAGGTTCTTAGAACTTAAGCGAGATGAAGCAAAAGACGTAGCTATAGACATTCATAAGTTTAGTTTATTAATTTCACGTTTTCCATTAGGAAATCGAGCTACGAATTTAGAAATTGCCATCACAGGTTATAAAGCAGTTGATAATGTTTTTACCATTGAAGCATATCCAAAAAGCTATGCAATCAACCAAATTAGTTTAGGTGATGTTTATGTTGCTCGTAAGGAAGGAAAATGCTTAGAAGATTTAAAATTAGCAATTGAATGTTTCTCCAACGCTCTAAATGTATTTACTTACGAAGCCGATCCAAAAGCATGGGCAAGCCTACAATATAGACTTGGCATGGTTTATGTTTATCCTGTTTGGGGAGATAAGCAGGCAGAGAGCTTGGAAAAGGCAATTGATTATTTTAAGGCTGCCTTAGAGGTACAGAATTGTGAAGATACCCCGACAGACTGGGCAGAAACCAAAAGTATGTTGGGGCTTGCTTATGCAGATTATGCAGATTATGTTGGACAAACTAGAAGCGATTATTTAGAAAAGGCAATTCAGTGTTATTTAGATGCTCTAAATGTACATACTCAGAATGATTACCCTGAAGATTGGGCTTGGATTAAAAAACATTTAGGTGGTGTTTATATCGATCGTATTGACGGGGAACGTGCAGAGAATATAGAGGCAGCAATCAATTGCTACTTAGATGCGCTGAAAGTACGAACTAAGGAAGCCAATCCCGACAAATGGGCTAAAACTCAAATAAATCTGGGTACTGCCTATCGGGATCGTATTCGAGATTCTAGAGTCGAAAATTTACAAAAATCAATCAGTTGTTTTTTAGATGCTTTAGACGTTTATACTCAAGAAAATTCACCTGAAGATTGGTCGATTATTCAACACAATCTGGGCAATACTTGCCTTGCTTTTGCTCAGTACGAACCAAGTATACTTGAATTTATCGTAACGCAGGAAGAGCGGACAAAAAAGTTAGAACAGGCAATAAAGGGCTTTTTAGCTGCTTCACAAGAGTACATCCGCTTAGGCTATTATAAGAGTCAAAGATGGGCTATGCTCCAAAACAGTCTGGGGAATGCTTATGTTTACCGTAGCAAAAATATAGAGAACATTGAGACAAATTTAAAGGATTTAGAAGCAGCTATTAGTTATTTCTTAGATGCGTTGGATGTGTTTAAAACTTCAACATTTCCTAATAACTGGGCTAATATTCAAAATAGTTTAGGTGGTGCTTATGCCCAGCGTAGTCATATAAGCCAAACTACAAAAAATGAAGATATAAAAGCAGCAATTAGCCATTTTTTAAATGCCTTGACTATACACACCCGTGATGATTTTCCTCAATACTATGCCGAAACTCAGAAAAACCTAGCAAATGTTTATTACGGTGCTGAACGATACCAAGATGCCTATAATGCTTACAAGGAAGCCATCGATACTGCGGAATCCTTACGGACTAAAATTATCTCTGGTTCCCAATCAGAAGAAGATAAAAAGAAACTAGCTGAAGAATGGAAATCCGCCTATCAGAGTATGGTTGCAACTTGCCTAAAACTAGAGCATAGTAACCAAGATATCAAGTATAGAAACGAAGCGATAGAATATGTCGAACGCAGTAAAGCCCGTAATATTACAGAACTAATACATCAGCATTCCAGTTCTATTGAGCAATTATCACCTATTAGTTTTGATCGAATTAAAGCTTTGCTAGATGAGAAGAAATCTATTGTTGAGTGGTATTTTGCGGGTGGAGAAATACTCGTTTTCATTATTACTAATAAATGCAAAACACCTATTATTTGTAAATTACCTTTCGATATATCTTTGGCAGAATTGACAACAGATTGGAGTTCTGTAAATTTTTTCCGAACTATAGATGATAAACTTAAATGGCGCAGCGATCTCGTCTCTCGCCTACAAACTCTAGCTCAGGAGTTGCATATTGATGAAATCTTATCACAAATTCCCCCAAGTATTGATAAACTCATCCTTATCCCTAATTTATTTTTGCATCTATTCCCCCTTCATGCTTTACCAATCAGTCAGGAAACTTGGAGGCGATTCAACCCAGAAACTGAGTCTCCTGAACCCACCAACCCCTGTTTGCTAGATTGCTTCAAGCAAGGTGTCAGCTACGCCCCCAGTTGTCAACTACTACAACAGGCAAAAAAACGAGAGCGAACTAATTTCAATAATTTTATTGCTATACAAGACCCCACAGGCGATCTCCCCTATACCAATATCGAAGTAGAGGCAATCAGTCACTATTTTACATCTAAAAATATTCTTGCTCGACAAGAAGCAACTAAAACCGCCCTATACAACTACCAACTTGATACTGCCCATTGTGTCCATTTTAGTTGTCACGGCTACTTCAACTTCTGGAAGCCCCTCAATTCTGCCATAATCCTAGCAGATAGCCAAATTTCCCCACCCATACCGGAGGAAGATTCATCTCGCTACCTACGTCTATCAGAAAGTGAAATCCTCGATCTCAGAAAATGCCTCACTCTTGATGACGTATCTACCTTAGACCTACGAGAATGTCGTCTTGTTGTTCTCTCTGCGTGCGAAACTGCCGTCAGTGATAATACCAGCATCAGCGATGAATACATCAGCCTCACCAGTGGCTTCCTAGTGGCAGGGAGTTCCAGTGTAGTTGCGACGCTTTGGGCCGTCGATGACATATCTACCGCCTTGTTGATGATAAAATTTTATCAGAACTTGCAGCAGAGATTATCGGTGGGATTGGCACTCAATTCTGCTCAAATTTGGCTGCGGGATGTCACTGGTGATAAATTAAAAGAATGGACAAATGATTTACAATTAGACGAAAATCTAAATAAACAAATTCAGCAACGTCTTGGCTGGATTGACCCTGACGAAAAACAGTTTCAAAACCCTGTATTTTGGGCAGCATTTTGCGCTATTGGACGTAACATTTATGATTTCTGA